A portion of the Vanessa atalanta chromosome 14, ilVanAtal1.2, whole genome shotgun sequence genome contains these proteins:
- the LOC125068910 gene encoding hypoxia up-regulated protein 1 isoform X2, giving the protein MALVIKMCRILCLALLPLLLSQNVDAAAVISVDFGSEWMKIGIVSPGVPMEIVLNKESKRKTPAVVAFRDDVRTFGEDAVTVGVRFPKNSYKYLLDLLGKPYDHPLVQAYKERFPYYEIAPTDRGTPEFIHDDNTKYTPEELVAQLLAKAKDFAEISHGQPITECVITIPGYFNQVERRAMKEAASLAGLNVLQLINDYTAIAINYGIFRRKEINETAWHALFFDMGAASTKAALVEYRTVKIKEKGYVETVPQLQVIGVGYDRTLGGLEMTLRLREHLIKAWEANGGGDVRASPRSMEKLFREAERVKIVLSANTEHYAQIESLLDDKDFKHLVTRADFEALCSDLWPRVSGVIQRAVAAAAGSGSGARLIVAGGASRVPAVQEVLRTAVGLEPSRSINADEAATLGAVYRAASLATGYKVAALNVRDAVILPIQVVFTRHVDGNDKLIKRTLFGPMNPYPQKKVITFNKHMDDFSFNVNYAELDHIPSNELKSIGTLNLTQVVLTGVREALVKNSGENIEHKGIKAHFNLDDSGVLNLVNVEFVAEKTVTEEDEDKDSTLSKIGSTISKLFGSDSELPEKAEEKTEEKPDEQPHEAEKNETVKTNETTTDKQNTTEPESKPKPKIVVLKEPIKAQEEILNLEPLSPEEFKLSKTKITELNNIDKKRIERETALNNLEAFVVDAQMKIDTEEYSECGTPEQIEEIRKICTETSEWLYDDGYEAPTEMYEEKLSLLKEKTNPVFYKHWEHRERPDAVAAIRNLLNSSKEFLKMSKNYTKEANAERDVFTDVEITVLEKKIEETESWLQKSIEEQKALKKNEDIKLTVDSIREKITNLDREVKYLLNKMKIWKPKKPAKKETENKTETVIDPEENGLNGQEKKTVEQEEKPVTEPKQEEDSGDV; this is encoded by the exons atgGCTCTAGTTAtc aAGATGTGTAGAATATTATGTTTGGCGTTGTTACCATTACTTCTGAGTCAGAATGTGGATGCAGCCGCAGTAATATCCGTAGATTTCGGATCGGAATGGATGAAAATTGGTATCGTGTCACCCGGAGTGCCGATGGAGATAGTACTCAATAAAGAGTCAAAGAGGAAAACACCAGCTGTGGTTGCATTTCGAGATGATGTGAGGACATTTGGGGAAGATGCTGTGACAGTTGGTGTACGATTTCCCAAAAATTCTTACAAATACTTATTGGACCTACTTGGAAAGCCGTATGACCATCCTTTGGTGCAAGCATACAA AGAGAGATTTCCCTATTATGAAATAGCGCCTACAGATAGAGGTACCCCTGAGTTCATTCATGATGATAACACTAAGTACACACCAGAAGAGCTTGTGGCTCAGCTTTTGGCTAAAGCCAAGGATTTTGCTGAAATTAGTCATG GTCAACCAATAACTGAATGTGTGATCACAATCCCTGGATATTTCAACCAAGTTGAACGAAGGGCTATGAAAGAAGCTGCATCTCTTGCTGGATTGAATGTATTACAATTGATCAATGATTATACAGCTATTGCAATCAACTATGGTATATTTAGGCGAAAG gagATCAATGAAACAGCTTGGCATGCACTATTCTTTGACATGGGTGCTGCATCAACCAAGGCTGCACTAGTTGAGTACAGAACTGTGAAGATTAAAGAGAAGGGTTACGTTGAAACGGTGCCCCAATTACAAGTCATTGGTGTGGGCTATGacag aacTCTAGGAGGACTAGAAATGACATTGCGATTGAGAGAACACCTCATCAAAGCTTGGGAGGCAAATGGAGGTGGCGATGTTAGAGCCTCACCTCGCTCTATGGAGAAACTATTCAGGGAGGCTGAAAGGGTGAAGATTGTACTCTCTGCTAACACTGAACATTACGCCCAGATTGAAAGCTTGCTGGATGATAAAGACTTCAAACATTTG GTGACACGCGCCGATTTTGAAGCTCTCTGCTCCGACTTGTGGCCGCGCGTGTCTGGCGTCATCCAGCGCGcggtggcggcggcggcgggtTCGGGCAGCGGCGCGCGACTCATAGTTGCCGGAGGGGCCTCCCGCGTGCCCGCTGTGCAGGAAGTGCTGAGGACGGCAGTGGGACTCGAACCTTCCCGCTCCATTAATGCTGATGAGGCGGCTACACTTGGCGCTGTCTatag ggCGGCATCACTTGCTACCGGATATAAAGTTGCGGCATTGAACGTACGCGATGCTGTCATTCTTCCTATTCAAGTTGTATTTACTCGACATGTTGATGGCAATGACAAATTG ATTAAGAGAACACTCTTTGGACCCATGAATCCCTACCCACAGAAAAAGGTTATAACTTTCAACAAACACATGGATGACTTCTCTTTCAATGTGAACTATGCAGAATTGGATCATATTCCTTCTAATGAACTTAAAAGTATTGGAACCTTAAATTTAACACAAGTTGTACTAACTGGCGTTCGTGAAGCATTGGTGAAAAATTCAGGAGAAAATATAGAACACAAAGGCATTAAGGCACATTTCAATTTAGATGATTCTGGAGTTCTCAATTTAGTTAATGTAGAATTTGTTGCTGAAAAAACTGTGACTGAGGAAGATGAAGACAAGGACAGTACTTTATCTAAAATTGGTAGTACTATTAGCAAGTTGTTTGGATCCGATTCTGAATTGCCAGAAAAAGCTGAAGAAAAAACCGAAGAAAAACCAGATGAGCAACCACATGAAGCCGAAAAGAATGAGACAGTTAAAACAAACGAAACaacaacagacaaacagaataCTACTGAACCTGAAAGCAAACCAAAACCTAAAATTGTTGTTTTGAAAGAACCCATCAAAGCTCaggaagaaattttaaatttggaacctCTGTCTCCCGAAGAGTTCAagttatcaaaaacaaaaataacagagttaaataatattgataaaaaacgaATTGAAAGAGAAACAGCTCTCAATAACTTGGAAGCATTCGTTGTTGACGCACAGATGAAAATTGACACGGAAGAATATTCCGAATGTGGAACACCGGAGCAGATCgaagaaataagaaaaatatgcaCCGAAACGTCGGAATGGCTTTATGATGACGGGTATGAGGCGCCAACTGAAATGTATGAAGAGAAATTGTCTTTGCTAAAAGAAAAGACTAATCCCGTATTCTACAAACATTGGGAACACAGAGAAAGGCCAGATGCTGTGGCCGCTATTCGTAATCTCCTAAATAGTTCGAAGGAATTCCTTAAAATGTCCAAGAACTATACTAAAGAAGCAAATGCAGAGAGGGACGTATTTACTGACGTGGAAATTACTGTTcttgaaaagaaaattgaagAAACCGAATCATGGCTCCAGAAATCTATCGAGGAACAAAAAGCATTGAAGAAAAATGAGGACATAAAATTGACGGTTGATAGCATTCGAGAGAAAATAACCAATTTGGATAGAGAAgttaagtatttattgaataagatGAAAATATGGAAGCCGAAAAAGCCAGCTAAGAAAGAGACTGAAAATAAAACTGAGACAGTCATTGATCCAGAAGAGAATGGCTTAAACGGTCAAGAAAAGAAAACTGTAGAACAAGAAGAAAAACCAGTGACAGAACCAAAACAAGAGGAAGATTCCGGCG ACGTGT AG
- the LOC125068910 gene encoding hypoxia up-regulated protein 1 isoform X1 — protein MALVIKMCRILCLALLPLLLSQNVDAAAVISVDFGSEWMKIGIVSPGVPMEIVLNKESKRKTPAVVAFRDDVRTFGEDAVTVGVRFPKNSYKYLLDLLGKPYDHPLVQAYKERFPYYEIAPTDRGTPEFIHDDNTKYTPEELVAQLLAKAKDFAEISHGQPITECVITIPGYFNQVERRAMKEAASLAGLNVLQLINDYTAIAINYGIFRRKEINETAWHALFFDMGAASTKAALVEYRTVKIKEKGYVETVPQLQVIGVGYDRTLGGLEMTLRLREHLIKAWEANGGGDVRASPRSMEKLFREAERVKIVLSANTEHYAQIESLLDDKDFKHLVTRADFEALCSDLWPRVSGVIQRAVAAAAGSGSGARLIVAGGASRVPAVQEVLRTAVGLEPSRSINADEAATLGAVYRAASLATGYKVAALNVRDAVILPIQVVFTRHVDGNDKLIKRTLFGPMNPYPQKKVITFNKHMDDFSFNVNYAELDHIPSNELKSIGTLNLTQVVLTGVREALVKNSGENIEHKGIKAHFNLDDSGVLNLVNVEFVAEKTVTEEDEDKDSTLSKIGSTISKLFGSDSELPEKAEEKTEEKPDEQPHEAEKNETVKTNETTTDKQNTTEPESKPKPKIVVLKEPIKAQEEILNLEPLSPEEFKLSKTKITELNNIDKKRIERETALNNLEAFVVDAQMKIDTEEYSECGTPEQIEEIRKICTETSEWLYDDGYEAPTEMYEEKLSLLKEKTNPVFYKHWEHRERPDAVAAIRNLLNSSKEFLKMSKNYTKEANAERDVFTDVEITVLEKKIEETESWLQKSIEEQKALKKNEDIKLTVDSIREKITNLDREVKYLLNKMKIWKPKKPAKKETENKTETVIDPEENGLNGQEKKTVEQEEKPVTEPKQEEDSGGEETEIPQIGEENVEHSEL, from the exons atgGCTCTAGTTAtc aAGATGTGTAGAATATTATGTTTGGCGTTGTTACCATTACTTCTGAGTCAGAATGTGGATGCAGCCGCAGTAATATCCGTAGATTTCGGATCGGAATGGATGAAAATTGGTATCGTGTCACCCGGAGTGCCGATGGAGATAGTACTCAATAAAGAGTCAAAGAGGAAAACACCAGCTGTGGTTGCATTTCGAGATGATGTGAGGACATTTGGGGAAGATGCTGTGACAGTTGGTGTACGATTTCCCAAAAATTCTTACAAATACTTATTGGACCTACTTGGAAAGCCGTATGACCATCCTTTGGTGCAAGCATACAA AGAGAGATTTCCCTATTATGAAATAGCGCCTACAGATAGAGGTACCCCTGAGTTCATTCATGATGATAACACTAAGTACACACCAGAAGAGCTTGTGGCTCAGCTTTTGGCTAAAGCCAAGGATTTTGCTGAAATTAGTCATG GTCAACCAATAACTGAATGTGTGATCACAATCCCTGGATATTTCAACCAAGTTGAACGAAGGGCTATGAAAGAAGCTGCATCTCTTGCTGGATTGAATGTATTACAATTGATCAATGATTATACAGCTATTGCAATCAACTATGGTATATTTAGGCGAAAG gagATCAATGAAACAGCTTGGCATGCACTATTCTTTGACATGGGTGCTGCATCAACCAAGGCTGCACTAGTTGAGTACAGAACTGTGAAGATTAAAGAGAAGGGTTACGTTGAAACGGTGCCCCAATTACAAGTCATTGGTGTGGGCTATGacag aacTCTAGGAGGACTAGAAATGACATTGCGATTGAGAGAACACCTCATCAAAGCTTGGGAGGCAAATGGAGGTGGCGATGTTAGAGCCTCACCTCGCTCTATGGAGAAACTATTCAGGGAGGCTGAAAGGGTGAAGATTGTACTCTCTGCTAACACTGAACATTACGCCCAGATTGAAAGCTTGCTGGATGATAAAGACTTCAAACATTTG GTGACACGCGCCGATTTTGAAGCTCTCTGCTCCGACTTGTGGCCGCGCGTGTCTGGCGTCATCCAGCGCGcggtggcggcggcggcgggtTCGGGCAGCGGCGCGCGACTCATAGTTGCCGGAGGGGCCTCCCGCGTGCCCGCTGTGCAGGAAGTGCTGAGGACGGCAGTGGGACTCGAACCTTCCCGCTCCATTAATGCTGATGAGGCGGCTACACTTGGCGCTGTCTatag ggCGGCATCACTTGCTACCGGATATAAAGTTGCGGCATTGAACGTACGCGATGCTGTCATTCTTCCTATTCAAGTTGTATTTACTCGACATGTTGATGGCAATGACAAATTG ATTAAGAGAACACTCTTTGGACCCATGAATCCCTACCCACAGAAAAAGGTTATAACTTTCAACAAACACATGGATGACTTCTCTTTCAATGTGAACTATGCAGAATTGGATCATATTCCTTCTAATGAACTTAAAAGTATTGGAACCTTAAATTTAACACAAGTTGTACTAACTGGCGTTCGTGAAGCATTGGTGAAAAATTCAGGAGAAAATATAGAACACAAAGGCATTAAGGCACATTTCAATTTAGATGATTCTGGAGTTCTCAATTTAGTTAATGTAGAATTTGTTGCTGAAAAAACTGTGACTGAGGAAGATGAAGACAAGGACAGTACTTTATCTAAAATTGGTAGTACTATTAGCAAGTTGTTTGGATCCGATTCTGAATTGCCAGAAAAAGCTGAAGAAAAAACCGAAGAAAAACCAGATGAGCAACCACATGAAGCCGAAAAGAATGAGACAGTTAAAACAAACGAAACaacaacagacaaacagaataCTACTGAACCTGAAAGCAAACCAAAACCTAAAATTGTTGTTTTGAAAGAACCCATCAAAGCTCaggaagaaattttaaatttggaacctCTGTCTCCCGAAGAGTTCAagttatcaaaaacaaaaataacagagttaaataatattgataaaaaacgaATTGAAAGAGAAACAGCTCTCAATAACTTGGAAGCATTCGTTGTTGACGCACAGATGAAAATTGACACGGAAGAATATTCCGAATGTGGAACACCGGAGCAGATCgaagaaataagaaaaatatgcaCCGAAACGTCGGAATGGCTTTATGATGACGGGTATGAGGCGCCAACTGAAATGTATGAAGAGAAATTGTCTTTGCTAAAAGAAAAGACTAATCCCGTATTCTACAAACATTGGGAACACAGAGAAAGGCCAGATGCTGTGGCCGCTATTCGTAATCTCCTAAATAGTTCGAAGGAATTCCTTAAAATGTCCAAGAACTATACTAAAGAAGCAAATGCAGAGAGGGACGTATTTACTGACGTGGAAATTACTGTTcttgaaaagaaaattgaagAAACCGAATCATGGCTCCAGAAATCTATCGAGGAACAAAAAGCATTGAAGAAAAATGAGGACATAAAATTGACGGTTGATAGCATTCGAGAGAAAATAACCAATTTGGATAGAGAAgttaagtatttattgaataagatGAAAATATGGAAGCCGAAAAAGCCAGCTAAGAAAGAGACTGAAAATAAAACTGAGACAGTCATTGATCCAGAAGAGAATGGCTTAAACGGTCAAGAAAAGAAAACTGTAGAACAAGAAGAAAAACCAGTGACAGAACCAAAACAAGAGGAAGATTCCGGCGGTGAGGAGACAGAAATACCGCAAATAGGTGAAGAAAATGTTGAACATTCCGAGTTATAA